A DNA window from Chitinispirillum alkaliphilum contains the following coding sequences:
- a CDS encoding Na+ driven multidrug efflux pump: MLIYKDKDFLPTLLALAVPVCIQNLLSASLNFIDVFMIEKLGETSVAAVGSANQFIFFYLMLIFSVSGGAGIFAAQYWGSKNFTGIRKVMSIGLLISIAISVLFTGLIFLFPVSILRLYSLDAAVHAIGKEYIAIVAFSCIATAISANYAVMLRSTGQVKLPMYASLIGVSLNTFGNYCLIFGAFGFPEMGVKGAAIATVIARTIEFVIIVVYSYVRKHPAAINLNELLSIDTDLLGMYISRSTPVILQGAGWSFGYNMYTMIYGHVSTVSLAAFNLASSVERICLIVFVGLGVACSIMVGNRIGSGENEKAKGYAANFLQLTIICGLLMGLLLLLSRGTLLSLYSLSDDGMQYFSGILFVMALVAFAKGLNIVFHMGVFKGGGDTLFGMIVDIGGIWLIGVPLAALGAFVLEWPVHWVVALASIEEISKASAAFIRFFSHKWIHNLVKPMQSKEEETVLAQSKEKETVLA; the protein is encoded by the coding sequence ATGCTTATATATAAAGATAAAGACTTTCTTCCAACTCTTCTCGCTCTTGCCGTGCCGGTATGCATTCAGAATTTGTTGAGTGCCTCACTGAATTTTATTGATGTTTTCATGATTGAAAAACTTGGGGAAACATCTGTTGCGGCTGTAGGAAGTGCAAATCAGTTTATCTTTTTTTACCTGATGCTGATATTTTCCGTTTCAGGTGGAGCAGGTATATTTGCAGCTCAATACTGGGGCTCAAAAAATTTCACTGGAATACGAAAAGTAATGAGCATCGGATTATTAATAAGTATAGCAATTTCAGTGCTTTTTACAGGTTTAATTTTTCTTTTCCCGGTTTCGATCCTCAGGCTTTACAGTCTCGATGCGGCAGTGCATGCAATAGGAAAAGAGTACATTGCAATTGTGGCATTTAGTTGTATTGCGACCGCTATATCAGCTAATTACGCAGTTATGCTTAGAAGTACAGGTCAGGTAAAACTTCCAATGTATGCAAGTCTTATTGGAGTAAGCTTGAATACCTTTGGAAACTACTGTTTAATTTTTGGTGCCTTCGGCTTTCCTGAAATGGGGGTAAAAGGTGCTGCTATTGCAACTGTGATAGCCAGGACCATTGAGTTTGTTATAATCGTAGTATACTCATATGTAAGAAAACATCCTGCAGCAATCAATTTAAATGAATTGCTCAGCATAGATACAGATTTACTAGGAATGTACATTAGCCGTTCCACACCCGTTATTTTACAGGGAGCAGGATGGAGTTTTGGATATAACATGTACACAATGATCTACGGACACGTTAGCACGGTATCTCTTGCCGCATTCAATCTTGCAAGTTCAGTCGAGAGGATCTGTCTTATTGTTTTTGTAGGTCTTGGGGTGGCATGTTCGATTATGGTTGGTAACAGAATTGGTTCTGGTGAGAATGAAAAAGCAAAGGGATACGCGGCTAACTTTCTACAGCTTACGATTATCTGCGGTTTACTGATGGGGTTATTGCTTTTACTTTCCAGAGGTACTTTACTCTCCCTCTATAGCCTTTCTGATGATGGAATGCAATATTTTTCAGGTATTTTGTTTGTGATGGCGCTTGTTGCTTTTGCAAAGGGACTCAATATCGTTTTCCACATGGGTGTATTCAAGGGTGGAGGTGACACTCTTTTTGGAATGATTGTAGACATCGGAGGTATATGGCTTATAGGTGTTCCGCTTGCAGCTTTAGGAGCATTTGTATTAGAGTGGCCGGTTCACTGGGTAGTAGCTCTGGCTTCTATTGAAGAGATCAGTAAGGCCTCTGCGGCCTTCATCAGATTCTTTTCACATAAGTGGATTCATAACCTTGTTAAACCAATGCAATCAAAAGAAGAAGAAACTGTTTTAGCGCAATCAAAAGAAAAAGAAACAGTTTTAGCCTGA
- a CDS encoding Cobalt-zinc-cadmium resistance protein CzcD, giving the protein MLCETVHTIPDNRRNKKRTILVMIITALTMIAEITMGLLSGSMALLSDGIHTGTHTLAFLFTLIAYAFAERHGKNRKFTFGTGKVGVLAGYTSAIALIITAGIMVKESIHRLISPTDIQFRDALIVSGIGLTINVFCALILSDHHHHEKKHCHGHHHDHNLRAAYLHVLTDALTSLLAIIALLAGMFMGMVWLDPAVGIIGAGVILHWAVGLLKSTGKILLDYNEDNALVNDVKDILLTGGVKNIHDLHIWRVSPDQRFLMATVEGDGIDKEPLLQKLRETQEYCHITIDIICVKSNASLPKHS; this is encoded by the coding sequence ATGTTATGCGAAACAGTACATACCATACCGGATAACCGAAGAAATAAGAAACGAACAATACTTGTCATGATAATTACTGCACTCACCATGATTGCAGAAATCACTATGGGGCTTCTATCGGGTTCCATGGCACTTCTTTCGGATGGTATTCACACGGGGACACACACTCTGGCGTTTTTGTTTACCCTGATTGCCTATGCCTTTGCTGAGCGCCACGGGAAAAACAGGAAGTTTACCTTCGGGACAGGGAAGGTGGGGGTTCTGGCGGGATATACCTCTGCCATAGCGCTTATCATTACAGCAGGGATAATGGTAAAGGAATCGATTCACCGCTTGATTTCCCCCACAGATATCCAGTTTCGAGATGCTCTTATTGTGTCTGGGATAGGCCTTACAATCAACGTTTTCTGTGCCCTGATTCTTTCAGACCATCATCATCATGAAAAAAAACACTGCCATGGTCATCATCATGATCACAACCTGCGTGCAGCCTACCTGCATGTTCTTACCGATGCACTTACTTCACTTCTTGCAATTATCGCTCTTCTTGCGGGAATGTTTATGGGAATGGTGTGGCTTGATCCTGCTGTGGGAATCATTGGTGCCGGTGTTATACTTCACTGGGCTGTGGGGCTTTTAAAAAGTACGGGAAAAATACTGCTTGACTACAATGAGGATAACGCTCTGGTGAATGATGTAAAGGATATCCTGCTCACCGGCGGTGTGAAAAATATCCACGATCTTCACATCTGGCGGGTATCCCCCGACCAACGATTTCTTATGGCAACTGTGGAGGGGGATGGTATAGATAAAGAACCGCTTCTTCAAAAACTGCGTGAAACTCAGGAATACTGTCATATCACCATCGATATTATTTGTGTTAAATCAAACGCGAGTTTACCAAAACACTCTTAA
- a CDS encoding Zinc transporter, ZIP family yields MESVLYSFYAGVSTAVGALLLFIFGKPNKKFLAGLLGFAGGIMVAISLFELMPEAYEFGSMASTVIGFVLGVALMFLVDRILPHAHVTTSDNFEEENPENLKPMKSPVLRTGFLVLFGIALHNLPEGLAIGAGLESSQHLGFVIAIAIALHNIPEGLAIAGPLKSGGLTNMKILLLTVSAGLMTPVGAIIGHLFFNISEVFVGGALAFAAGAMVYIVNDELVPSANKLNTHYANIGIMGGIILGFVIF; encoded by the coding sequence ATGGAAAGTGTTTTATACAGTTTTTATGCCGGAGTGTCAACTGCAGTAGGAGCGCTGCTGCTTTTTATATTTGGAAAGCCCAATAAGAAGTTCCTTGCTGGCCTTTTGGGGTTTGCAGGTGGAATTATGGTTGCTATTTCACTTTTTGAATTAATGCCGGAAGCGTATGAATTTGGTTCTATGGCAAGCACTGTGATTGGTTTTGTATTGGGTGTAGCACTTATGTTTTTGGTAGACAGGATTTTGCCCCATGCTCATGTGACTACATCGGACAACTTCGAGGAAGAGAATCCTGAGAATCTCAAGCCTATGAAAAGCCCTGTATTAAGGACAGGTTTTTTGGTTCTTTTCGGTATTGCCCTGCATAATCTGCCTGAAGGCCTTGCCATCGGTGCAGGACTGGAATCAAGTCAGCATTTGGGTTTTGTGATTGCCATTGCCATTGCTTTGCATAATATTCCCGAAGGACTTGCTATAGCTGGTCCACTGAAATCAGGGGGGCTAACAAATATGAAAATACTTCTGCTGACTGTCTCCGCTGGACTTATGACCCCGGTAGGAGCGATCATCGGACACCTGTTTTTTAACATTTCAGAAGTGTTTGTTGGTGGTGCACTTGCATTTGCTGCTGGTGCCATGGTATACATCGTAAATGACGAATTGGTTCCCAGTGCAAATAAGCTCAACACCCACTATGCCAACATCGGGATTATGGGTGGGATAATCCTTGGTTTCGTAATCTTCTGA